A single genomic interval of Juglans regia cultivar Chandler chromosome 1, Walnut 2.0, whole genome shotgun sequence harbors:
- the LOC109010156 gene encoding zinc finger protein CONSTANS-LIKE 12-like, translated as MEPLCEFCRVARAVVYCKSDLACLCLHCDGCVHSANSLSRRHMRSLLCEKCYYQPAIVRCMDDKMSLCQGCDWNGSECSRLGHRCHPLNCYTGCPSLEELSRIWSSLPDMPPSSGFDSGWEHVSTLPIDENCISNCLEQRDSEGSFGLVASKLNELEPCSKSDPWMELSSVIQPNPNSIPRCRDQAPLFPEESSLPKDASDFKDLGIYDGNDLYEGLNMGDIPLTLKDGEIFGCPQGTTRYQFEDGGMECQSMEKNLSVTESNGPIESALEASSSGQQNCVAFQSSHLGGSTSVMQSINGNANFLPMNQPCTGNLNLGLPTGQVHSSMSLSLSNITGESSVADYQDCGLSPVFLTVESPWESNLEASCPQAREKAKMRYNEKKKSRSFGKQIRYASRKARADTRKRVRGRFVKAGEAYDYDPLVARNF; from the exons ATGGAGCCTCTATGTGAGTTTTGTAGGGTGGCGAGGGCAGTGGTGTATTGTAAATCAGATTTGGCTTGCCTTTGCTTGCACTGTGATGGGTGTGTACATTCTGCTAATTCTTTGTCCCGAAGGCACATGCGTTCTCTCTTATGTGAAAAGTGCTACTACCAGCCTGCAATTGTCCGATGCATGGATGATAAAATGTCTCTTTGTCAAGGCTGCGACTGGAATGGCAGTGAGTGTTCAAGGCTGGGGCATCGGTGCCACCCATTGAATTGTTATACAGGTTGCCCTTCTTTGGAAGAGTTGTCAAGGATTTGGTCCTCACTTCCTGATATGCCCCCTTCAAGTGGTTTTGATAGTGGTTGGGAGCACGTGAGCACACTGCCTATAGATGAGAATTGCATCAGCAACTGTTTGGAACAAAGAGACAGTGAGGGATCCTTTGGGTTGGTGGCAAGCAAGCTGAATGAACTAGAACCTTGCTCTAAGTCTGACCCTTGGATGGAGCTGTCTTCTGTGATTCAACCGAATCCAAATTCCATTCCACGCTGCAGAGATCAAGCACCTCTCTTCCCTGAAGAATCAAGTTTGCCAAAG GATGCTTCTGATTTCAAGGATCTTGGAATTTATGATGGCAATGATCTCTATGAAGGTCTTAACATGGGTGATATTCCATTAACCTTAAAAGATGGTGAGATATTTGGCTGTCCACAAGGTACTACCAGATACCAGTTCGAGGATGGAGGAATGGAATGCCAATCGATGGAGAAAAACTTATCAGTCACTGAATCTAATGGTCCTATTGAGAGTGCTTTGGAG GCATCTTCGTCAGGACAACAAAATTGTGTGGCTTTTCAATCTTCTCATCTTGGTGGGTCAACTAGTGTTATGCAGTCCATTAATGGTAATGCAAATTTCTTACCAATGAATCAACCTTGCACTGGAAACCTAAATCTGGGGTTACCTACCGGGCAAGTTCACTCAAGCATGTCACTTTCATTATCCAACATCACGGGTGAAAGTAGTGTAGCTGATTATCAAGATTGTGGATTGTCACCCGTATTCCTAACAGTTGAATCACCTTGGGAATCAAATTTGGAGGCTAGCTGCCCACAAGCAAGGGAAAAAGCTAAGATGAGAtacaatgagaaaaagaaaagtcgATC GTTTGGTAAACAAATAAGATATGCCTCACGCAAAGCCAGAGCTGATACTAGAAAGCGTGTGAGAGGGAGATTTGTGAAAGCTGGAGAAGCATATGATTATGACCCTCTTGTGGCAAGGAACTTCTGA
- the LOC109015440 gene encoding B-box domain protein 30, which produces MCRGLEEEKLGGLCRLQSTHLDAEDTPPGATAVTVPCELCGSRASLYCQADDAFLCRKCDKCVHGANFLALRHIRCFLCNTCQNLTQRYLLGASFEVMLPTIVSLSEGSDHSCNSDIGKQCSRKLKMPFLLL; this is translated from the coding sequence ATGTGCAGAGGACTAGAAGAGGAAAAGTTAGGTGGCCTCTGCAGGCTGCAGTCCACCCACCTAGATGCAGAAGATACGCCGCCTGGTGCCACCGCCGTCACGGTGCCTTGCGAGCTCTGTGGCTCCAGGGCTTCACTCTATTGCCAAGCCGATGATGCTTTTCTGTGCAGAAAATGCGATAAATGTGTTCATGGGGCTAATTTCTTAGCCCTCAGGCATATTAGGTGCTTTCTCTGCAACACATGCCAAAACCTTACTCAACGATATCTTCTTGGAGCTTCGTTCGAGGTGATGCTTCCAACAATAGTAAGTTTGTCGGAGGGAAGTGATCATTCATGTAATTCGGACATAGGGAAGCAGTGCTCGAGGAAGCTAAAAATGCCTTTTCTGCTGCTAtga